Proteins encoded within one genomic window of Nonomuraea gerenzanensis:
- a CDS encoding isocitrate lyase/PEP mutase family protein, which produces MNFHDLHRPGDPLLLPNAWDYGSAAYLAAHGFPAIGTTSLGVAAVHGKPDAAGATRAETIELAEAISGLGVHVTVDIEGGFSDDPAEVGELVASLAALGVAGVNLEDGRPDGTLRPVELHQRIIEAATGHGVFVNARTDTYWLGDGTGTYERVAAYGHADGVFVPGLSDLGEIEKVAACTPLPLNVLYQQGGPSLARLGEAGVARVSTGSLLYRAALGAALGTALAARGEQGPGIPSYAEIVAGLPR; this is translated from the coding sequence GTGAACTTCCACGACCTGCACCGCCCCGGCGACCCGCTCCTGCTGCCCAACGCCTGGGACTACGGCTCGGCCGCGTACCTGGCCGCGCACGGCTTCCCCGCGATCGGCACGACCAGCCTCGGCGTGGCCGCCGTGCACGGCAAGCCGGACGCCGCCGGCGCCACCAGGGCGGAGACCATCGAGCTGGCCGAGGCGATCAGCGGCCTGGGCGTCCATGTGACGGTGGACATCGAGGGCGGGTTCAGCGACGATCCCGCCGAGGTGGGCGAGCTGGTGGCGAGCCTGGCCGCGCTCGGCGTGGCGGGCGTGAACCTGGAGGACGGCCGCCCTGACGGCACGTTGCGCCCCGTCGAGCTGCACCAGCGGATCATCGAGGCGGCCACGGGCCACGGGGTGTTCGTCAACGCGCGTACGGACACGTACTGGCTGGGCGACGGCACGGGCACCTACGAGCGGGTGGCGGCCTACGGGCACGCCGACGGCGTCTTCGTCCCCGGGCTGAGCGACCTGGGCGAGATCGAGAAGGTGGCGGCGTGCACCCCGCTGCCGCTCAACGTGCTCTACCAGCAGGGCGGCCCCAGCCTGGCCCGGCTGGGCGAGGCCGGGGTGGCCAGGGTCAGCACCGGCTCGCTGCTCTACCGGGCCGCGCTCGGCGCGGCGCTGGGCACGGCGCTGGCGGCGCGCGGCGAGCAGGGCCCGGGGATCCCGTCCTATGCCGAGATCGTCGCCGGGTTGCCGCGATAA
- a CDS encoding cytochrome P450 family protein, whose protein sequence is MLITRHAEAEAVLSDTRYVPPPVRQDGAEGTLAWLRARVSRFSTGETHARRRGELVALLSGLDPAGLRTAAEALTRRRGGDWRGVPVAVLGAALGVEDTTAVPAAAAGYLSGEESPQADAAAAELLKLAGLPVITLLLQAHAATEGLIETAFTRATARQHETAPPRAATGQDEIAPPHAFTGQDETPPPRAFTGHDIDALLCETLRQDPPLKATRRLDTRTGGEVTIDLVAVNRDPDAHDPALGHVPHLTFGHGVRPCPAPEHALALAAGVLEGLLT, encoded by the coding sequence ATGCTCATCACACGCCATGCCGAAGCCGAGGCTGTCCTGTCCGACACCCGGTACGTGCCGCCACCCGTACGCCAGGACGGCGCGGAGGGAACGCTCGCCTGGCTGCGTGCCCGCGTCTCCCGGTTCAGCACCGGCGAGACGCACGCGCGGCGGCGGGGGGAGCTGGTCGCCCTGCTGAGCGGGCTGGACCCCGCCGGGCTGCGCACGGCGGCCGAGGCGCTGACCAGACGACGGGGTGGTGACTGGCGCGGCGTGCCGGTGGCCGTGCTCGGCGCCGCGCTCGGGGTCGAGGACACCACCGCGGTGCCCGCCGCCGCGGCCGGCTACCTGTCGGGCGAGGAGAGCCCGCAGGCCGACGCCGCCGCGGCCGAGCTGCTGAAGCTGGCCGGCCTCCCGGTGATCACGCTGCTGCTGCAGGCGCACGCCGCCACGGAGGGGCTCATCGAGACCGCCTTCACCCGCGCCACCGCCCGTCAGCACGAGACCGCGCCCCCGCGCGCCGCCACCGGTCAGGACGAGATCGCGCCCCCGCACGCCTTCACCGGTCAGGACGAGACCCCACCCCCGCGCGCCTTCACCGGTCACGACATCGACGCGCTGCTGTGCGAGACGCTCAGGCAGGACCCGCCGCTCAAGGCGACCCGCCGGCTGGACACCCGCACCGGCGGCGAGGTGACGATCGACCTGGTGGCCGTCAACCGCGACCCCGACGCCCACGACCCCGCCCTCGGCCACGTCCCGCACCTGACCTTCGGCCACGGCGTGCGCCCCTGCCCCGCTCCCGAGCACGCCCTCGCACTGGCCGCGGGCGTCCTGGAAGGACTGCTCACGTGA
- a CDS encoding DUF998 domain-containing protein, with protein MTPRQSVWGTMIGTLVSAGALAYADVALPTQVLLSDYALVSGGLVPVLIGMLALAGACLCLAYGLATLDPARTAPTRVLLVAGAAGLMMSAIFPTDPGTSQIGTVSGEIHRWSAAVVFTSLPVAGWILARGRRATPGWNAVRALSVAAAATLAVYLAAHPASFTSSLINGGAYYGTLERGVVLAEMALLIAMALATVPRRSVARSEPAPVEAAPEHQGQERLAA; from the coding sequence ATGACACCCAGGCAGAGCGTCTGGGGCACCATGATCGGCACGCTGGTGTCGGCCGGTGCGCTCGCGTACGCGGACGTGGCGCTGCCCACCCAGGTGCTGCTCAGTGACTACGCACTGGTCTCCGGCGGGCTGGTGCCCGTCCTGATCGGGATGCTGGCGCTGGCGGGGGCCTGCCTGTGCCTGGCGTACGGGCTGGCCACCCTCGACCCGGCGCGCACCGCGCCCACCCGGGTGCTGCTGGTGGCCGGGGCGGCGGGGCTGATGATGAGCGCGATCTTCCCGACCGACCCCGGCACCTCGCAGATCGGCACGGTGTCCGGCGAGATCCACCGGTGGTCGGCGGCGGTCGTGTTCACTTCGCTGCCGGTCGCCGGCTGGATCCTGGCCAGGGGGCGCAGGGCCACGCCCGGGTGGAACGCGGTGCGCGCGCTCAGCGTGGCCGCCGCGGCGACGCTCGCCGTCTACCTGGCCGCCCACCCCGCCTCCTTCACCTCGTCGCTGATCAACGGCGGCGCCTACTACGGGACGCTGGAGCGCGGGGTCGTGCTGGCCGAGATGGCGCTGCTCATCGCCATGGCGCTGGCCACCGTCCCCCGCCGGAGCGTCGCGCGCAGCGAGCCCGCACCCGTGGAGGCCGCCCCCGAGCACCAGGGCCAGGAACGACTGGCCGCCTGA
- a CDS encoding glycosyltransferase translates to MAMPLHSVPDLTALSPAPERPRRILISSDTYPPDVNGAAYFTHRLATGLAARGNEVHVVCQSDQGPASADVCDGVIVHRLRSAPLLVHPTMRFTVPTRLDRLVSIIKPDVLHTQGHFVVGRAAMAAARRAGVPIVATNHFMPDNLFQFAHIPAGLRAKAGKLAWRDFSRIFSRADHITTPTPLAAKLLADQGFGRGVEPVSCGIDLTRFHPHAEPKAWARKMFDLPDRPTILFVGRLDEEKRLDEMVRALPLVLNETDAQIAFVGKGNQREELTRLARRIGVSERVFFLGFVADENMPQAFAAADVFAMPGVAELQSIATLEAMASGLPVVAADAMALPHLVDGNGYLYQPGEVVALARHLTEILADDGLRARFGKASRELALTHDDQASLARFERIYDEVMR, encoded by the coding sequence ATGGCCATGCCCCTGCACAGCGTCCCCGACCTGACCGCGCTGTCCCCCGCCCCCGAGCGTCCGCGCCGGATCCTGATCTCCTCCGACACCTACCCACCCGACGTGAACGGCGCCGCGTACTTCACCCATCGCCTGGCCACCGGCCTGGCGGCGCGCGGCAACGAGGTGCACGTCGTCTGCCAGTCCGACCAGGGCCCCGCCAGCGCCGACGTGTGCGACGGCGTGATCGTGCACCGGCTGCGCTCGGCGCCGCTGCTGGTCCACCCGACCATGCGGTTCACCGTGCCGACCCGGCTCGACCGGCTGGTGTCCATCATCAAGCCCGACGTGCTGCACACCCAGGGCCACTTCGTGGTCGGCCGGGCCGCCATGGCCGCCGCCCGCCGGGCCGGCGTGCCGATCGTGGCCACCAACCACTTCATGCCCGACAACCTCTTCCAGTTCGCGCACATCCCCGCGGGGCTGCGGGCGAAGGCCGGCAAGCTGGCCTGGCGTGACTTCAGCCGGATCTTCAGCCGGGCCGACCACATCACCACGCCCACCCCGCTGGCCGCCAAGCTGCTGGCCGACCAGGGCTTCGGGCGCGGCGTCGAGCCGGTCTCCTGCGGCATCGACCTGACCAGGTTCCACCCGCACGCCGAGCCCAAGGCGTGGGCGCGCAAGATGTTCGACCTGCCCGACCGGCCCACGATCCTGTTCGTCGGCCGCCTGGACGAGGAGAAGCGCCTCGACGAGATGGTCCGCGCGCTGCCGCTGGTGCTCAACGAGACCGACGCGCAGATCGCCTTCGTCGGCAAGGGCAACCAGCGGGAGGAGCTGACCCGGCTGGCCCGGCGCATCGGCGTGAGCGAGCGGGTGTTCTTCCTCGGCTTCGTGGCCGACGAGAACATGCCGCAGGCCTTCGCCGCCGCCGACGTGTTCGCCATGCCGGGCGTCGCCGAGCTGCAGAGCATCGCCACGCTGGAGGCCATGGCCTCGGGGCTGCCCGTGGTGGCCGCCGACGCGATGGCGCTGCCGCACCTGGTGGACGGCAACGGCTACCTCTATCAGCCGGGCGAGGTGGTCGCGCTGGCCCGGCACCTGACGGAGATTCTCGCCGACGACGGCCTGCGCGCCCGGTTCGGCAAGGCCAGCAGGGAGCTGGCGCTCACCCATGACGACCAGGCGTCGCTCGCCCGGTTCGAGCGGATCTATGACGAGGTGATGCGATGA
- a CDS encoding DMT family transporter, giving the protein MTVLAAVIALVGSLFFALGAALQQFEAVGSAKPGLLALLRRPRWLIGGVSILAGGGLHIVALGLGPLTIVQPMGVASLLFALPIAATLHGRKPSRKELAAAGVVAAGLIGLVLLVPESDGPTRLGPNGVLTLLGVAGVAAVLLWAGSKAASPTGRAALLATSSGVLYGATATLMRVLVDGGWNWWYLLALPVPALLALVMLQRAYAVGHFGVSFASLQIADPLTAVAFGALLLGEPLPTGILPVLAALLTAAGTVALARTSPLEARTDHA; this is encoded by the coding sequence ATGACTGTGCTGGCCGCGGTGATCGCCCTGGTCGGTTCGCTGTTCTTCGCGCTCGGGGCCGCACTGCAGCAGTTCGAGGCGGTCGGCTCCGCCAAACCGGGGCTGCTCGCCCTGCTCCGGAGGCCACGCTGGCTGATCGGCGGCGTGTCCATCCTGGCGGGTGGTGGCCTGCACATCGTCGCACTCGGGCTCGGACCGCTCACGATCGTGCAGCCGATGGGGGTGGCCAGCCTGCTGTTCGCGCTGCCCATCGCCGCCACGCTGCACGGCCGTAAGCCGTCGCGCAAGGAGCTGGCGGCGGCGGGGGTGGTGGCGGCGGGGCTGATCGGCCTGGTGCTGCTCGTCCCCGAGTCCGACGGCCCCACCCGGCTCGGCCCGAACGGCGTGCTGACGCTGCTGGGCGTGGCCGGGGTGGCGGCCGTGCTGCTGTGGGCGGGCTCGAAGGCGGCCTCGCCCACGGGCCGGGCGGCGCTGCTGGCGACCAGCTCGGGCGTGCTGTACGGCGCCACCGCCACCCTCATGCGGGTGCTGGTGGACGGCGGCTGGAACTGGTGGTACCTGCTGGCGCTGCCGGTCCCCGCGCTGCTGGCGCTGGTGATGCTCCAGCGGGCCTACGCCGTCGGGCACTTCGGCGTCTCCTTCGCCTCGCTGCAGATCGCCGACCCGCTGACCGCGGTGGCGTTCGGCGCGCTGCTGCTGGGCGAGCCGCTGCCGACCGGGATCCTGCCGGTCCTGGCGGCCCTGCTGACCGCCGCGGGCACCGTCGCCCTGGCACGGACCAGCCCGCTGGAGGCCCGCACCGATCACGCATGA
- a CDS encoding DedA family protein, with protein MSHAVLDLVEQVMSSPWLYAALFALALLDGFFPVVPAETSVITAGVFAATGEPNLALVIVVAALGAFAGDHISYLIGHKSAGRLRDKKAFVWARGALAERGGLVLVVARYIPGGRTATTLTMGAVRHPLRSFTFFDAIATSSWAVYSGLIGFFGGMAFENDPIKGLLLGLGIALSITAVVEIVRWVRKRRAIQASSERLPADTSV; from the coding sequence ATGTCGCACGCCGTCCTCGACCTCGTCGAACAGGTGATGTCGTCGCCGTGGCTGTATGCCGCGCTGTTCGCCCTGGCGCTGCTCGACGGCTTCTTCCCCGTCGTGCCGGCCGAGACCTCCGTCATCACGGCGGGGGTGTTCGCCGCCACCGGCGAGCCGAACCTGGCTCTGGTCATCGTGGTGGCCGCGCTCGGCGCGTTCGCCGGCGACCACATCTCCTACCTGATCGGCCACAAGTCGGCCGGCAGGCTACGTGACAAGAAGGCGTTCGTCTGGGCGCGCGGGGCGCTGGCGGAGCGGGGCGGGCTTGTCCTGGTCGTGGCCAGGTACATCCCCGGCGGGCGCACCGCGACGACGCTGACGATGGGCGCGGTGCGGCACCCGCTGCGCTCGTTCACCTTCTTCGACGCGATCGCGACCAGCTCGTGGGCGGTCTACTCCGGGCTGATCGGCTTCTTCGGCGGGATGGCGTTCGAGAACGACCCGATCAAGGGCCTGCTGCTCGGCCTGGGGATCGCGCTGTCCATCACCGCCGTGGTGGAGATCGTGCGCTGGGTGCGGAAGCGTCGCGCCATCCAGGCTTCCTCAGAACGTCTTCCGGCGGACACGTCCGTTTGA
- a CDS encoding sensor histidine kinase encodes MKRLRRESRRQVVYDVLLFLALGICIAAMGPDPFTDPAGFGVVTVPRWVLAAVAVLVGRPYPLAALVLLLPLGPWRFSEGFATVDLSWLLPRRNVKILPLLPTSPFIAWYAYLTGRRMARGWPALVAFCLIAVVGVVVVLSKGGDLALWVSMLTAVVGTYVVPHLFGVLRRRLLQQRRQARTSAEAQARMRERARIAREMHDSLGHDLALIAVRAGGLELSPGLAPAQVKAAGELRLAAADATERLRQIIGLLREDADAAPLSPVQEEVSELVRRAADSGMSISLDLAPGPVPGLARAVVQEALTNAAKHAPGAAVTVAVAPHEVRVRNGPPRSRPTARTGGLGLAGLRERVRLAGGTLTAGPAGDGFELVVSLPGDGPLPRAGEEDPR; translated from the coding sequence GTGAAGCGTCTTCGCCGGGAGAGCCGCCGCCAGGTGGTCTATGACGTGCTGCTCTTCCTCGCACTCGGCATCTGCATCGCCGCCATGGGGCCCGACCCGTTCACGGATCCCGCCGGCTTCGGCGTGGTGACCGTGCCCCGCTGGGTGCTCGCCGCGGTGGCCGTGCTCGTCGGCCGGCCCTACCCGCTGGCGGCCCTGGTGCTGCTGCTGCCGCTGGGGCCGTGGCGGTTCAGCGAGGGGTTCGCGACGGTGGACCTGAGCTGGCTGCTGCCCCGGCGGAACGTGAAGATCCTGCCGCTGCTGCCGACGTCGCCGTTCATCGCCTGGTACGCGTACCTGACCGGGCGGCGGATGGCCAGGGGATGGCCCGCGCTGGTGGCGTTCTGCCTGATCGCGGTGGTGGGTGTGGTGGTGGTGCTGAGCAAGGGCGGCGATCTGGCCCTGTGGGTGTCCATGCTCACCGCGGTCGTCGGCACCTACGTCGTGCCGCACCTGTTCGGGGTGCTGCGGCGCAGGCTGCTGCAGCAGCGGAGGCAGGCCAGGACGTCGGCCGAGGCGCAGGCCAGGATGCGCGAGCGGGCCAGGATCGCCCGTGAGATGCACGACTCGCTCGGCCACGACCTGGCGCTCATCGCCGTCCGGGCGGGCGGGCTGGAGCTGTCTCCCGGGCTGGCCCCCGCCCAGGTCAAGGCGGCGGGGGAGCTGCGCCTGGCGGCGGCCGACGCGACCGAGCGGCTGCGCCAGATCATCGGGCTGCTGCGCGAGGACGCCGACGCGGCGCCGCTGTCCCCCGTGCAGGAGGAGGTGTCGGAGCTGGTGCGCCGGGCAGCCGACTCCGGCATGTCGATCTCCCTCGACCTGGCTCCCGGGCCGGTGCCGGGGCTGGCCCGCGCCGTGGTGCAGGAGGCGCTCACCAACGCCGCCAAGCACGCGCCGGGGGCCGCCGTGACGGTCGCGGTCGCGCCGCACGAGGTCCGCGTGCGCAACGGGCCGCCCCGTTCCCGGCCCACCGCCCGGACCGGCGGGCTGGGGCTGGCGGGCCTGCGCGAGCGCGTCCGGCTGGCCGGGGGCACGCTCACCGCCGGGCCCGCGGGCGACGGCTTCGAGCTGGTGGTGTCGCTTCCCGGCGACGGGCCGCTCCCCCGCGCGGGGGAGGAGGATCCCCGCTAG
- a CDS encoding VC0807 family protein has translation MNHPQVTLPRLTALARQAAPRLLEGVVAPLAVFYLAMVVLGFKWALALTVAWVYLGVAWRLVKRVKVPATMYLAAFAITIRAIVAFWTGTWMWFFIQPEMGTICISMAFLASVRLNKPLVQKLTLDYIHLPSSVLKHERVRRFFARITLLWAFVLLMNSTLSIFLAVYESIGGSLGAFMIMRTSAVAVISGTAITFSVIAFKRLLQRLHVSHA, from the coding sequence TTGAACCATCCACAGGTAACTCTTCCACGCCTCACCGCGCTCGCCCGACAGGCGGCACCCCGGCTGCTCGAAGGCGTGGTCGCCCCCCTCGCCGTCTTCTACCTCGCCATGGTGGTCCTCGGCTTCAAGTGGGCGCTGGCCCTCACCGTCGCCTGGGTCTACCTCGGCGTCGCCTGGCGGCTGGTAAAGCGGGTCAAGGTGCCCGCCACCATGTACCTGGCCGCGTTCGCGATCACCATCCGGGCCATCGTGGCGTTCTGGACGGGCACCTGGATGTGGTTCTTCATCCAGCCGGAGATGGGCACGATCTGCATCAGCATGGCCTTCCTCGCCTCCGTGCGGCTGAACAAGCCGCTCGTGCAGAAGCTCACGCTCGACTACATCCATCTGCCGTCGTCGGTGCTCAAGCACGAGCGGGTGCGCCGGTTCTTCGCCAGGATCACGCTGCTGTGGGCGTTCGTGCTGCTGATGAACTCCACGCTGAGCATCTTCCTGGCGGTCTACGAGTCGATCGGCGGCTCGCTGGGCGCTTTCATGATCATGCGTACGTCAGCGGTGGCCGTGATCAGCGGGACGGCGATCACGTTCTCCGTCATCGCCTTCAAGCGGCTCCTGCAGCGGCTGCACGTCTCGCACGCCTGA
- the leuE gene encoding leucine efflux protein LeuE — MFFGITDFWAYVVGAFLIILLPGPNSLYVLSFAAQHGVRQGYRAAAGVFLGDTVLMALTAAGAASLLRANPLLFTVVKYVGAAYLAWIGFQMIRGAWRSWRAARTATAAPVAEPLSTDVRTRPFRKALVISLMNPKAILFFVSFFVQFVDPSYAHPALSFVILGAVIQLFSFLYLTGLIFCGTFLAAQFRRHRRLSAGLTSGVGAVFLGFGAKLATASLG; from the coding sequence ATGTTCTTCGGTATCACGGATTTCTGGGCCTACGTCGTCGGCGCCTTCCTGATCATCCTCCTGCCCGGCCCGAACTCCCTGTACGTCCTGTCCTTCGCCGCCCAGCACGGCGTGCGGCAGGGATACCGGGCCGCGGCGGGCGTCTTCCTCGGCGACACGGTGCTGATGGCGCTCACCGCCGCCGGCGCCGCCTCGCTGCTGCGGGCCAACCCGCTGCTGTTCACCGTCGTCAAGTACGTCGGGGCGGCCTACCTGGCCTGGATCGGCTTCCAGATGATCCGCGGAGCCTGGAGGTCCTGGCGCGCGGCCCGGACGGCGACGGCCGCGCCGGTGGCGGAGCCGCTCTCGACGGACGTCCGCACCCGCCCGTTCCGCAAGGCCCTGGTGATCAGCCTGATGAACCCGAAGGCCATCCTGTTCTTCGTCTCGTTCTTCGTGCAGTTCGTGGACCCCTCCTACGCCCACCCCGCGCTGTCGTTCGTCATCCTGGGCGCGGTGATCCAGCTCTTCAGCTTCCTCTACCTGACCGGCCTGATTTTCTGCGGCACTTTCCTGGCCGCGCAGTTCCGCCGCCACCGCCGGCTCAGCGCGGGCCTCACCTCCGGCGTCGGCGCCGTCTTCCTGGGCTTTGGCGCGAAGCTCGCCACAGCGTCACTCGGATGA
- a CDS encoding serine hydrolase domain-containing protein: MFSQVREEFEVNLAHRGELGASVCVIVDGEVAVDLWGGQAAPGRPWAGDTIGHVWSCTKGATALCAHVLASRGELDLDAPVIRYWPEYGVRGKGGTLVRHLLSHQAGLPALREPLPPGAFYDGKLMAGRLAEQEPYWEPGTRHGYHALTFGYLVGEVVRRVSGRSLGTFFREEVAEPLGLDFWLGLPEEQEGRVAPTVPADPPQAPASFYLKAFGDPGSAQAAVLAHEGGYMAAGESDSRAAHAAEIGAVGGITNARGLAGMYRPLSLGGGDLVSGEHLALMSLTASAGADAVLLAPTHFALGFVKTVDNRHLPEPDSEGVLLSQSAFGHVGMGGSIGFCDPAARLAFGYTMNKQGAGLGVNPRGQALVDAAYRALGHRQVYGGSWYAPDR, encoded by the coding sequence ATGTTCTCCCAGGTACGCGAGGAGTTCGAGGTCAACCTGGCGCACCGCGGCGAGCTGGGCGCCTCGGTGTGCGTGATCGTCGACGGTGAGGTGGCCGTCGACCTGTGGGGCGGGCAGGCGGCGCCCGGCCGCCCCTGGGCGGGCGACACGATCGGGCACGTGTGGTCGTGCACGAAGGGCGCGACGGCGCTGTGCGCCCACGTGCTCGCCTCGCGCGGCGAGCTCGACCTGGACGCGCCGGTGATCCGCTACTGGCCCGAGTACGGCGTGCGCGGCAAGGGCGGCACCCTCGTCCGGCACCTGCTCTCCCACCAGGCCGGGCTGCCCGCGCTGCGCGAGCCGCTGCCGCCCGGCGCCTTCTACGACGGGAAGCTGATGGCCGGGCGGCTGGCGGAGCAGGAGCCGTACTGGGAGCCGGGGACCAGGCACGGCTACCACGCGCTCACGTTCGGCTATCTCGTGGGCGAGGTGGTGCGGCGGGTGAGCGGGCGCTCGCTCGGCACGTTCTTCCGCGAGGAGGTGGCGGAGCCGCTCGGGCTGGACTTCTGGCTGGGGCTGCCCGAGGAGCAGGAGGGGCGGGTGGCGCCGACCGTCCCCGCCGATCCGCCGCAGGCGCCCGCCTCGTTCTACCTCAAGGCGTTCGGCGATCCCGGCTCGGCGCAGGCGGCGGTGCTGGCCCACGAGGGCGGCTACATGGCCGCCGGGGAGTCCGACAGCAGGGCCGCGCACGCCGCCGAGATCGGGGCCGTCGGCGGGATCACCAACGCGCGGGGGCTGGCGGGCATGTACCGCCCGCTGTCGCTCGGCGGCGGCGACCTGGTGAGCGGGGAGCACCTGGCGCTCATGTCGCTCACCGCCTCGGCCGGCGCCGACGCGGTGCTGCTCGCGCCGACCCACTTCGCGCTGGGCTTCGTCAAGACGGTGGACAACCGGCACCTGCCCGAGCCCGACAGCGAGGGGGTGCTGCTGTCGCAGAGCGCGTTCGGGCACGTGGGGATGGGCGGCTCGATCGGGTTCTGCGACCCGGCGGCGCGGCTGGCGTTCGGCTACACGATGAACAAGCAGGGGGCCGGGCTCGGCGTGAACCCGCGGGGCCAGGCGCTGGTGGACGCGGCCTACCGGGCGCTCGGCCACCGGCAGGTCTACGGCGGCAGCTGGTACGCACCGGACCGCTGA
- a CDS encoding TIGR03619 family F420-dependent LLM class oxidoreductase → MDLGIGLPVTGPQANPEEIVRVAQAAERAGLGAVWAYERLLRPAEPWMLGLEQVIPLPEESASVYDPLETLAYVAAATSTIKLGIDVIDALFHPPVVLARRLATLDRLSGGRLWAGLGQGWMKQEFEAVGVPVKRRGAGFAEHLEAMRACWGPDPVSFSGRFYSIPESGIGPKPAGLTLIGGAAAPAAVERVAALGMGLITVVFDWDQLGQGVEAYRKAGGQGPLVIQVNGTVSERPLDERAPLTGSPEQVAGDLARARALGADHVLWQPIGYDTDGLVERIAEIITY, encoded by the coding sequence ATGGATCTCGGAATCGGACTTCCCGTGACGGGCCCCCAGGCGAACCCGGAGGAGATCGTCCGCGTGGCCCAGGCCGCCGAGCGGGCGGGGCTCGGCGCGGTGTGGGCCTACGAGCGGCTGCTGCGGCCCGCCGAGCCGTGGATGCTCGGCCTGGAGCAGGTCATCCCGCTGCCCGAGGAGAGCGCCTCGGTGTACGACCCGCTGGAGACGCTCGCCTACGTCGCGGCCGCCACCAGCACGATCAAGCTCGGCATCGACGTCATCGACGCGCTGTTCCACCCGCCCGTCGTGCTCGCCAGGCGGCTGGCGACGCTGGACCGGCTCAGCGGCGGGCGCCTGTGGGCCGGGCTCGGCCAGGGCTGGATGAAGCAGGAGTTCGAGGCGGTGGGCGTGCCCGTCAAGCGGCGCGGGGCGGGCTTCGCTGAGCACCTGGAGGCCATGCGCGCGTGCTGGGGCCCCGACCCGGTGAGCTTCTCCGGCCGCTTCTACTCGATCCCCGAGTCGGGCATCGGGCCCAAGCCGGCCGGGCTGACCCTGATCGGCGGCGCGGCGGCGCCCGCGGCGGTCGAGCGGGTGGCCGCCCTCGGCATGGGGCTGATCACGGTGGTGTTCGACTGGGACCAGCTCGGGCAGGGCGTCGAGGCCTACCGCAAGGCCGGTGGCCAGGGCCCGCTGGTGATCCAGGTGAACGGCACGGTCAGCGAGCGGCCGCTGGACGAGCGCGCGCCGCTCACCGGCTCGCCCGAGCAGGTGGCCGGGGACCTGGCGCGGGCCAGGGCGCTGGGCGCCGACCACGTGTTGTGGCAGCCGATCGGCTACGACACGGACGGACTGGTGGAGCGCATCGCGGAGATCATTACCTATTGA